Proteins encoded in a region of the Coffea eugenioides isolate CCC68of chromosome 4, Ceug_1.0, whole genome shotgun sequence genome:
- the LOC113768267 gene encoding replication protein A 70 kDa DNA-binding subunit B-like, giving the protein MAKTVSPEAISTILANPSPESSSDLPEIVVQVLDLKPTGNRYMFTASDGKMKLKAILQSGLSSEVVSGNIQNLGLVRILDYTLNDIPTKNEKYLIVTRCEAVSPALDAEYKAEANNAEETSIVLNPKEEVDVMKMEVKNGGPGIILKPKQEIVAKSAAQIVNEQNVNMAPAARMGMNRRIYPLLSLNPYQGMWTIKVRVTSKGSVRTYKNARGEGCVFNIELTDEDGTQIQATMFNDAARKFYDKFALGKVYYISKGTLRVANKQFNTVKNDYEMNLNENSEVEEVSNEAAFIPETKYIFVPIDELGPYVNGRELVDVIGVVQSVSPTVSIRRKSNNETIPKRDITIADETKKTVVISLWNDLATTVGQELVDMADKSPVVAIKTLKVGDFQGVSLSTLSKSVVAINPEIPEAKKLRNWFDSEGKETSLASVGAGLSPTTKGGARSMYSDRVFLSHIVSNSSLGEDKPVFFSIKAYVSYIKPDQTMWYRACKTCNKKVTEAIGSGYWCEGCQKDDNECSLRYIMVVKVSDASDEAWLSVFNEEAEKILGCSADELNKLKTEEGETSYQMKLKEATWVPHLFRVSVTPHEYNNDRRQRITVRAIVPLDYAAESRYLMEEISKMKISQ; this is encoded by the exons ATGGCGAAAACGGTGAGTCCTGAAGCGATTTCCACCATTTTAGCCAACCCATCACCGGAGTCTTCCTCTGATCTACCCGAAATCGTGGTCCAAGTTCTGGATCTCAAGCCCACTGGCAATCGATATAT GTTCACAGCCAGTGATGGGAAAATGAAGCTCAAGGCCATTCTGCAATCTGGTTTGTCGTCTGAAGTTGTATCAGGGAATATTCAGAATTTAGGCCTTGTGCGAATTCTTGATTATACACTCAATGACATCCCAACCAAGAATGAAAA ATACTTGATTGTAACGAGATGTGAGGCAGTGTCTCCAGCACTTGATGCTGAATACAAGGCTGAGGCTAATAATGCTGAAGAAACTAGCATTGTCTTGAATCCAAAGGAGGAAGTTGATGTTATGAAAATGGAAGTGAAGAATGGAGGGCCTGGCATCATTTTAAAGCCTAAGCAAGAAATTGTTGCCAAATCGGCTGCTCAGATTGTGAATGAACAGAATGTAAA TATGGCACCTGCTGCTCGAATGGGAATGAACAGAAGAATTTATCCACTTCTTTCATTGAATCCTTATCAAGGAATGTGGACAATTAAGGTCCGTGTTACTTCCAAGGGGAGTGTGCGAACTTACAAAAATGCCAGAGGTGAAGGGTGTGTGTTCAATATAGAGTTAACAGATGAAGAT GGTACACAAATACAAGCCACAATGTTCAATGATGCTGCAAGGAAGTTCTACGATAAGTTTGCATTGGGAAAGGTTTATTACATATCAAAGGGAACTCTTAGAGTTGCTAACAAGCAATTCAATACTGTAAAAAATGATTATGAGATGAACTTGAATGAAAATTCTGAAGTGGAGGAGGTGAGCAACGAAGCAGCTTTTATTCCTGAAACAAAGTACATTTTTGTCCCAATTGATGAATTGGGTCCCTATGTCAATGGGAGGGAGCTTGTTG ACGTTATTGGTGTAGTTCAAAGTGTGTCTCCTACTGTGAGCATTAGGAGGAAAAGTAACAATGAGACCATCCCAAAACGTGACATAACTATTGCAGATGAAAC GAAGAAGACTGTTGTGATTTCTTTATGGAATGATCTGGCCACCACTGTTGGACAAGAATTGGTGGATATGGCTGATAAATCTCCAGTAGTTGCAATCAAGACCCTTAAAGTTGGAGATTTTCAAG GTGTCTCTTTGTCAACTTTGAGCAAAAGCGTTGTAGCAATTAATCCTGAAATACCTGAAGCAAAGAAGTTGAGGAACTG GTTTGATTCTGAAGGCAAAGAAACTTCACTAGCCTCTGTTGGTGCTGGTTTGAGTCCCACTACCAAAGGTGGAGCAAGATCCATGTACTCTGACCGAGTCTTTCTGTCTCATATTGTCAGTAATTCATCTTTGGGAGAGGACAAG CCTGTCTTTTTCAGCATAAAGGCATATGTGAGTTACATCAAGCCAGATCAAACAATGTGGTATAGGGCATGCAAGACATGTAACAAGAAAGTAACAGAAGCTATTGGGTCTGGCTACTGGTGTGAGGGATGCCAGAAGGATGATAATGAGTGCAGTTTGAG ATATATAATGGTAGTTAAGGTATCTGATGCAAGTGATGAGGCCTGGCTCTCTGTTTTCAATGAAGAAGCAGAGAAAATACTTGGATGCTCTGCAGATGAGCTTAATAAGTTAAAAACTGAG GAAGGGGAAACATCTTACCAAATGAAATTGAAGGAAGCTACATGGGTGCCTCACCTTTTCCGAGTTAGTGTCACACcacatgaatacaataatgaTAGGAGGCAGAGGATAACAGTCAGAGCTATTGTTCCTCTTGATTATGCAGCAGAATCCAGATATTTGATGGAAGAAAtatcaaaaatgaaaatctcTCAGTAG
- the LOC113768167 gene encoding glycerophosphodiester phosphodiesterase GDPD6-like isoform X2, giving the protein MTSVRTVSSILLLLLVECAARPFYPLPSRRNDRSKQPLQTFRPYNIAHRGSSGEFPEETASAYKRAIEEGADFIETDILASKDGILICFHDLTLDATTDIAQHKKFESRKRTYEVQGKNITGYFTIDFTLEELKSLRVNQRSPFRDQQYNGKFSIIIFEDFISIALGAPRVVGIYPEIKNPVFINQHVKWPIGKKFEDKFVDTLKKYGYKGTYLSKQWLKQPAFIQSFAPTSLIYISHLTDLPKILLIDDATTPTQDTNQSYWEITSNSYFDFIKDYVVGIGPWKDSIVPASNNYLQTPTDLVTRSHAYNLQVHPFTCRNENVFLHFNFSQDPYNEYDYWIKKIGVDGLFTDFTGSLHHYQEWTNPFSMGEESASKLLDKIAYMISKFRNSYN; this is encoded by the exons ATGACGTCAGTCC GTACTGTAAGTTCCATTTTGCTGCTATTATTGGTTGAGTGTGCTGCAAGGCCTTTCTACCCGCTTCCTAGCAGAAGAAATGATAGAAGTAAACAACCACTGCAAACTTTTCGACCTTACAACATCGCACATCGAGGGTCAAGTGGTGAATTTCCTGAGGAGACTGCCTCTGCATACAAG AGAGCTATTGAAGAGGGTGCTGACTTCATAGAAACTGATATACTAGCATCCAAAGATGGTATTCTTATATGCTTCCATGATTTAACACTTGATGCTACAACTGACATTGCTCAGCACAAGAAGTTTGAAAGTCGAAAGAGGACCTATGAGGTCCAAGGCAAGAACATCACTGGCTATTTTACCA TTGATTTCACGCTAGAAGAACTGAAGTCATTGCGTGTCAACCAGAGATCTCCTTTCAGGGATCAACAATACAATG GAAAATTTTCTATTATTATCTTTGAAGATTTCATATCAATTGCACTAGGTGCTCCCAGGGTGGTGGGGATATATCCAGAGATAAAAAATCCAGTATTTATCAACCAACAT GTGAAATGGCCAATTGGTAAGAAATTTGAAGACAAGTTTGTGGATACATTGAAGAAGTATGGATACAAGGGAACTTATTTGTCAAAACAATGGTTGAAACAGCCTGCATTTATTCAGTCTTTTGCTCCAACATCTTTGATTTACATCTCACACCTGACAGACCTGCCTAAGATCCTCCTAATTGATGATGCCACTACACCTACTCAAGACACCAATCAG TCATACTGGGAAATCACTTCCAACAGTTACTTTGACTTCATCAAAGATTATGTCGTGGGCATTGGACCTTGGAAAGATTCAATAGTTCCTGCTTCAAATAATTATCTGCAAACACCTACTGATCTTGTTACAAGATCACATGCTTACAACCTTCAG GTGCACCCATTCACTTGCCGGAATGAGAATGTGTTCTTACATTTTAACTTCAGTCAAGATCCATATAATGAGTACGATTACTGGATCAAGAAGATTGGAGTTGACGGGCTTTTCACGGACTTTACAGGCAGCCTCCATCACTACCAAGAATGGACCAATCCTTTCTCAATGGGAGAGGAAAGTGCATCTAAACTACTAGACAAGATTGCATATATGATCTCCAAATTTAGAAATTCTTATAACTAA
- the LOC113768167 gene encoding glycerophosphodiester phosphodiesterase GDPD6-like isoform X1, with amino-acid sequence MTSVPGTVSSILLLLLVECAARPFYPLPSRRNDRSKQPLQTFRPYNIAHRGSSGEFPEETASAYKRAIEEGADFIETDILASKDGILICFHDLTLDATTDIAQHKKFESRKRTYEVQGKNITGYFTIDFTLEELKSLRVNQRSPFRDQQYNGKFSIIIFEDFISIALGAPRVVGIYPEIKNPVFINQHVKWPIGKKFEDKFVDTLKKYGYKGTYLSKQWLKQPAFIQSFAPTSLIYISHLTDLPKILLIDDATTPTQDTNQSYWEITSNSYFDFIKDYVVGIGPWKDSIVPASNNYLQTPTDLVTRSHAYNLQVHPFTCRNENVFLHFNFSQDPYNEYDYWIKKIGVDGLFTDFTGSLHHYQEWTNPFSMGEESASKLLDKIAYMISKFRNSYN; translated from the exons ATGACGTCAGTCC CAGGTACTGTAAGTTCCATTTTGCTGCTATTATTGGTTGAGTGTGCTGCAAGGCCTTTCTACCCGCTTCCTAGCAGAAGAAATGATAGAAGTAAACAACCACTGCAAACTTTTCGACCTTACAACATCGCACATCGAGGGTCAAGTGGTGAATTTCCTGAGGAGACTGCCTCTGCATACAAG AGAGCTATTGAAGAGGGTGCTGACTTCATAGAAACTGATATACTAGCATCCAAAGATGGTATTCTTATATGCTTCCATGATTTAACACTTGATGCTACAACTGACATTGCTCAGCACAAGAAGTTTGAAAGTCGAAAGAGGACCTATGAGGTCCAAGGCAAGAACATCACTGGCTATTTTACCA TTGATTTCACGCTAGAAGAACTGAAGTCATTGCGTGTCAACCAGAGATCTCCTTTCAGGGATCAACAATACAATG GAAAATTTTCTATTATTATCTTTGAAGATTTCATATCAATTGCACTAGGTGCTCCCAGGGTGGTGGGGATATATCCAGAGATAAAAAATCCAGTATTTATCAACCAACAT GTGAAATGGCCAATTGGTAAGAAATTTGAAGACAAGTTTGTGGATACATTGAAGAAGTATGGATACAAGGGAACTTATTTGTCAAAACAATGGTTGAAACAGCCTGCATTTATTCAGTCTTTTGCTCCAACATCTTTGATTTACATCTCACACCTGACAGACCTGCCTAAGATCCTCCTAATTGATGATGCCACTACACCTACTCAAGACACCAATCAG TCATACTGGGAAATCACTTCCAACAGTTACTTTGACTTCATCAAAGATTATGTCGTGGGCATTGGACCTTGGAAAGATTCAATAGTTCCTGCTTCAAATAATTATCTGCAAACACCTACTGATCTTGTTACAAGATCACATGCTTACAACCTTCAG GTGCACCCATTCACTTGCCGGAATGAGAATGTGTTCTTACATTTTAACTTCAGTCAAGATCCATATAATGAGTACGATTACTGGATCAAGAAGATTGGAGTTGACGGGCTTTTCACGGACTTTACAGGCAGCCTCCATCACTACCAAGAATGGACCAATCCTTTCTCAATGGGAGAGGAAAGTGCATCTAAACTACTAGACAAGATTGCATATATGATCTCCAAATTTAGAAATTCTTATAACTAA
- the LOC113768167 gene encoding glycerophosphodiester phosphodiesterase GDPD6-like isoform X3 has translation MTSVPGTVSSILLLLLVECAARPFYPLPSRRNDRSKQPLQTFRPYNIAHRGSSGEFPEETASAYKRAIEEGADFIETDILASKDGILICFHDLTLDATTDIAQHKKFESRKRTYEVQGKNITGYFTIDFTLEELKSLRVNQRSPFRDQQYNGAPRVVGIYPEIKNPVFINQHVKWPIGKKFEDKFVDTLKKYGYKGTYLSKQWLKQPAFIQSFAPTSLIYISHLTDLPKILLIDDATTPTQDTNQSYWEITSNSYFDFIKDYVVGIGPWKDSIVPASNNYLQTPTDLVTRSHAYNLQVHPFTCRNENVFLHFNFSQDPYNEYDYWIKKIGVDGLFTDFTGSLHHYQEWTNPFSMGEESASKLLDKIAYMISKFRNSYN, from the exons ATGACGTCAGTCC CAGGTACTGTAAGTTCCATTTTGCTGCTATTATTGGTTGAGTGTGCTGCAAGGCCTTTCTACCCGCTTCCTAGCAGAAGAAATGATAGAAGTAAACAACCACTGCAAACTTTTCGACCTTACAACATCGCACATCGAGGGTCAAGTGGTGAATTTCCTGAGGAGACTGCCTCTGCATACAAG AGAGCTATTGAAGAGGGTGCTGACTTCATAGAAACTGATATACTAGCATCCAAAGATGGTATTCTTATATGCTTCCATGATTTAACACTTGATGCTACAACTGACATTGCTCAGCACAAGAAGTTTGAAAGTCGAAAGAGGACCTATGAGGTCCAAGGCAAGAACATCACTGGCTATTTTACCA TTGATTTCACGCTAGAAGAACTGAAGTCATTGCGTGTCAACCAGAGATCTCCTTTCAGGGATCAACAATACAATG GTGCTCCCAGGGTGGTGGGGATATATCCAGAGATAAAAAATCCAGTATTTATCAACCAACAT GTGAAATGGCCAATTGGTAAGAAATTTGAAGACAAGTTTGTGGATACATTGAAGAAGTATGGATACAAGGGAACTTATTTGTCAAAACAATGGTTGAAACAGCCTGCATTTATTCAGTCTTTTGCTCCAACATCTTTGATTTACATCTCACACCTGACAGACCTGCCTAAGATCCTCCTAATTGATGATGCCACTACACCTACTCAAGACACCAATCAG TCATACTGGGAAATCACTTCCAACAGTTACTTTGACTTCATCAAAGATTATGTCGTGGGCATTGGACCTTGGAAAGATTCAATAGTTCCTGCTTCAAATAATTATCTGCAAACACCTACTGATCTTGTTACAAGATCACATGCTTACAACCTTCAG GTGCACCCATTCACTTGCCGGAATGAGAATGTGTTCTTACATTTTAACTTCAGTCAAGATCCATATAATGAGTACGATTACTGGATCAAGAAGATTGGAGTTGACGGGCTTTTCACGGACTTTACAGGCAGCCTCCATCACTACCAAGAATGGACCAATCCTTTCTCAATGGGAGAGGAAAGTGCATCTAAACTACTAGACAAGATTGCATATATGATCTCCAAATTTAGAAATTCTTATAACTAA